A genomic window from Triticum urartu cultivar G1812 chromosome 7, Tu2.1, whole genome shotgun sequence includes:
- the LOC125518742 gene encoding uncharacterized protein LOC125518742, translated as MLAGANADLREQLSGAQTALRAKEAECNALVLERDRLAKKLADQEESHKAALKKVQDSEDALKAEFETEAAGWAEAKQALSEGYGRVEDLIDDYFPGYSVFATQTIEAHREARRQAGAEIASDASRTLEEQLLAVQARLQPAHRMLRRLQRAGAQVLAALWPGEAIPRTPSRTAD; from the exons atgcttgcaggagccaatgccgacttgagggagcagctcagcggggcccagACCGCCCTTCGCGCTAAGGAAGCCGAGTGCAACGCCTtagtcctggagcgtgaccgcctggccaagaagttggccgaccaggaggagagccacaaggcggccctgaagaaggtgcaggacagcgaggacgccctcaaagctgagttcgagaccgaagcggcgggctgggctgaggcaAAACAAGCGCTGAGCGAGGGCTACGGCCGGGTTGAGgatctgatcgatg actacttccccggctactccgtcttTGCCACCCAGACCATCGAGGCCCACcgcgaggcgcgccggcaggcgggggctgaaatcgcgtcggacgcgagccggacgcttgaggagcaactcttggcggtccaagcccggctgcagccggctcaccgcatgctccgccgcctccagcgcgccggggcgcaggtgttggccgccctctggccaggcgaagcgattccccgcaccccgagtaGGACTGCTGACTag